The Rhodothermales bacterium DNA segment TCGCGCACTGGCTGCGCTCATGCTATCCCCGGTCGCCTGAATCAATTTGGCACCTTCGATGGCCGAAGCGATAGCAGCCGGTGTATTGAGATCGTCCAGCATGGCACCCAGCATGTCGTCGTACAGGGATTCCAGCTTCTCTCCCAGTCGATCTTCACCTTCATCCTCCGAACCACTATCCGCTTTCAACGCAATTGTGTGAGCCGACCTTAGCCGATCCACGTGCTTCATTGACGCCTTGAGCGTATCGAAGGTGAAGTTGTACGGTTTGCGATACTGGCCGGAGATCAATGCCAGTCGGAGTGCAACCGGATCAATGCCGCGTCCGCCTTCCGACTCGGGCGCCACCAGGTCGGGCACGGTGAAATAGTTTCCCTTGCTCTTCGACATCTTCTCGCCCTCAACTTGCAGGAACCGCGTATGCACCCAGTGTCGGGCAAAGGGCTTTCCGGTCAGGCTTTCGGCCTGCGCTATCTCGCACTCGTGATGAGGGAATATGAGGTCTTCGCCTCCAGCGTGGATATCAATCTGTTCGCCCAGGTATGTCGCCGACATCACCGAGCACTCGATATGCCATCCCGGGAAACCCCATCCCCACGGGCTGTGCCATTGCATCAGGTGTCCCGGGTCCTTCTTCCATAACGCGAAGTCACGCGGATCGCGTTTACCTTCATCCTGGACTACGTCGCGCACGCTCTGCTCCAGAGTTTCGGCACTGACGTTTCCGGACAGCTGACCGTAGCGAGGAAAACTCGGCACCGAAAAGTAGATGCCTTTCTCGGTCTCGTACGCCACGCCACTGGCCACGAGCTTCTCGACGGCCTGGATTTGCTGCATGATGTGCTCGGTGGCACGCGGCCGGACGAACGGTTCCTTCAGGTTCAAGCGGTGCCAGTCGGAGATCAGCGAATCCGTATAGTGGCGTGCGAGGTCGTAGACATTCGCGAACCGTTTCCCCTCGGATTCCAGCGCTTTCGCCATTCGATCCTGTCCGCCTGCATCGGCCGCGTCGTCCTCCGTCAGGTGGCCGACATCGGTAACGTTCGTCACGTACTTCACATCCCAGCCGATGGCTTCGGCTGTCCGAACGATCAGGTCGGCGGTCAGAAACGATCGGAAATTGCCGATGTGAGCGGTGGAGTAAACAGTCGGTCCGCACGAATAGAAACGCAGGTGGCCGGGCTCGATGAGCCGGACGGGTTCGACCTTTCCGCTCAGGGTGTTATGAAGCCTGAAAGGCTGGTCAGAGCGGTTCATGGACCAGACGGGGAAGATGGTTCGATGTAGGCGAAAACGCGTTCGTTGCGAATATACGGACTCGAATTGCTGTCGTTCGTCAACCGAATATGAAGCGAGATCCCGTTAGCGCGTTCCCCCGGCAGGCTGGCGCACCAGCTCCCACACGAGGTGCTGGATTTCGGGAAGAATGAGTTCCTCCAGAGCCAACCGCACGGCGCCCGTTGAGCCCGGCATGCTGAACACGAGCCGGCCGCGGACAACGCCCGCCGTCGCGCGCGACAACATCGCCGCCGGCCCGATCTCCTGGAACGACAATGTCCGGAAGATCTCCCCGAATCCCGGTAGGGTCTTCTCCAGCATGGACTGAATGGCCTCGAATGTGGTATCGCGGCGGCTGATCCCCGTACCTCCGTGAATCAGGACTACCTCTGCC contains these protein-coding regions:
- a CDS encoding cysteine--tRNA ligase, with protein sequence MNRSDQPFRLHNTLSGKVEPVRLIEPGHLRFYSCGPTVYSTAHIGNFRSFLTADLIVRTAEAIGWDVKYVTNVTDVGHLTEDDAADAGGQDRMAKALESEGKRFANVYDLARHYTDSLISDWHRLNLKEPFVRPRATEHIMQQIQAVEKLVASGVAYETEKGIYFSVPSFPRYGQLSGNVSAETLEQSVRDVVQDEGKRDPRDFALWKKDPGHLMQWHSPWGWGFPGWHIECSVMSATYLGEQIDIHAGGEDLIFPHHECEIAQAESLTGKPFARHWVHTRFLQVEGEKMSKSKGNYFTVPDLVAPESEGGRGIDPVALRLALISGQYRKPYNFTFDTLKASMKHVDRLRSAHTIALKADSGSEDEGEDRLGEKLESLYDDMLGAMLDDLNTPAAIASAIEGAKLIQATGDSMSAASARSALAFIDRTDGLLGIPHGIPGDRSEADTPNDDLGKVVEELLAQREAARKARDFEAADTLRAEIEALGVDVMDSPTGSTWKRKSTV
- a CDS encoding MogA/MoaB family molybdenum cofactor biosynthesis protein — encoded protein: MGHQDHIQQSRDTPVRCAILTVSDTRTEATDKSGKFIMAALEERGLPLTGYRIVPDDASIIRKAVDSFLDAAEVVLIHGGTGISRRDTTFEAIQSMLEKTLPGFGEIFRTLSFQEIGPAAMLSRATAGVVRGRLVFSMPGSTGAVRLALEELILPEIQHLVWELVRQPAGGTR